The following proteins are encoded in a genomic region of Cryptomeria japonica chromosome 11, Sugi_1.0, whole genome shotgun sequence:
- the LOC131068445 gene encoding probable protein S-acyltransferase 14, translating to MAWNFFKYCSSLRIFGSLMILLVAAIIGVTYYAVIVTTYGPQLFHGGFEAIVAFLIIVVFHLLLVMLIWCYFRVVLTDPGGVPSNWRPMIDEEDLEANTMTMSATLPPSSNVVNYPQPLVSSAAQVPGLRYCNKCENYKPPRCHHCRVCQRCILKMDHHCVWVVNCVGARNYKFFLLFLIYTFLETTLDTIVLLPHFINFFKDAENHSSSSSNLATTFLAFILNVAFALSLLGFLILHTSLVMANTTTIEVYEKKKSSRWRYDMGRMKNFEQVFGTRKLYWLIPLYAEEDIANMPMLHGLDFPIRPDVEE from the exons ATGGCATGGAATTTCTTCAAATATTGCTCAAGCCTTCGCATATTTGGGTCTCTAATGATCTTGCTTGTGGCCGCCATTATCGGCGTCACTTACTATGCCGTAATTGTTACAACTTATGGCCCTCAATTATTTCACGGAGGTTTTGAAGCGATTGTAGCATTTCTCATTATCGTTGTTTTCCATTTATTG CTGGTTATGCTGATATGGTGCTACTTTAGGGTAGTCTTGACGGATCCTGGTGGTGTACCTTCAAATTGGAGACCAATGATAGATGAAGAGGATTTAGAGGCAAACACGATGACCATGTCTGCAACTCTACCACCTAGTTCAAATGTGGTGAATTATCCACAGCCACTGGTTAGTAGCGCAGCCCAAGTTCCTGGTTTGCGTTATTGCAACAAGTGTGAAAATTACAAGCCACCTCGGTGCCATCATTGTCGTGTGT GTCAAAGATGCATATTAAAAATGGATCATCATTGTGTATGGGTTGTCAATTGTGTCGGTGCTCGCAATTATAAGTTCTTTCTTCTTTTCCTG ATTTATACATTTTTGGAGACGACATTGGACACAATCGTGCTGCTACCACACTTCATTAATTTCTTCAAAGATGCAGAGAACCATTCTAGTTCTTCTAGCAATCTAGCAACCACATTTCTTGCATTTA TTCTTAATGTTGCTTTTGCTCTGAGTTTGCTTGGGTTTCTTATCTTGCACACATCTTTGGTGATGGCTAATACAACTACAATTGAG GTTTATGAAAAGAAGAAATCAAGTAGATGGCGATATGACATGGGTAGAATGAAGAATTTTGAGCAG GTTTTTGGAACGCGGAAGCTATATTGGCTGATTCCGCTGTATGCAGAAGAGGACATTGCAAACATGCCCATGCTTCATGGACTTGACTTTCCAATAAGGCCAGACGTcgaagaataa